A single window of Leptospira wolffii serovar Khorat str. Khorat-H2 DNA harbors:
- a CDS encoding aldo/keto reductase, whose product MKKRRLGKSGMVVSEICMGTMTFGSSCDEKEAHRILDRAFDAGIDFYDTAEIYPVPPEAQYVHETERIFGKWLKTRKRESVLIATKVCGPGHGWFSPPVREGKTALDRRNIRTAIEGSLQRLGTDYVDLYQTHWPDNDFGYEETLEALTELIDEGKVRYIGSSNETAWGTMKSQAVAEKYRLARYESIQNNFSILNRRFEDALSDICRREGISLLPYSPLAGGVLTGKYNSSALPENARFSRYAKLPTERQRRMANRFLNEGTLASTRELMEIAKEAGISVTTMSVAWSKQHDYVASTIIGANTVEQLEESLKASDLILPDEILKKIDEVSKKIPYPMG is encoded by the coding sequence ATGAAAAAGAGAAGACTCGGTAAAAGCGGCATGGTGGTTTCCGAAATCTGCATGGGCACGATGACCTTCGGATCCTCTTGCGACGAAAAAGAGGCTCACCGAATTTTGGATCGAGCCTTCGACGCAGGAATCGATTTTTACGATACCGCCGAGATTTATCCTGTTCCTCCAGAGGCTCAATACGTACATGAAACGGAGCGTATCTTCGGAAAATGGCTGAAAACCAGAAAGAGGGAATCCGTCTTAATCGCAACCAAGGTCTGCGGTCCCGGACATGGTTGGTTCTCTCCTCCGGTTCGAGAAGGAAAGACCGCTTTAGATAGACGTAATATAAGAACGGCTATCGAAGGAAGTCTGCAAAGATTAGGAACCGATTATGTGGACTTGTACCAGACTCATTGGCCGGATAACGATTTCGGTTACGAAGAGACTTTGGAAGCGTTGACCGAGCTGATCGACGAAGGAAAAGTCCGCTACATAGGTAGCAGCAACGAAACCGCATGGGGAACAATGAAAAGCCAAGCCGTGGCGGAAAAATACCGTCTGGCACGTTACGAATCCATACAGAATAATTTCAGTATCCTGAATCGAAGATTCGAGGACGCGCTTTCGGATATTTGTCGGAGGGAAGGAATCAGTCTTTTACCGTATTCTCCTCTGGCCGGCGGAGTTTTAACCGGTAAATACAATAGCTCCGCTCTTCCGGAAAACGCCAGATTCAGTCGTTATGCGAAACTTCCTACGGAACGCCAGAGAAGAATGGCCAATCGCTTTCTAAACGAAGGAACTCTCGCTTCCACAAGAGAGCTCATGGAAATCGCCAAGGAAGCCGGAATAAGCGTAACCACTATGTCCGTCGCTTGGTCCAAGCAACACGATTACGTAGCATCGACGATCATAGGAGCGAATACCGTAGAACAACTGGAAGAGAGCCTAAAGGCTAGCGACCTCATTCTTCCCGACGAAATATTAAAGAAGATAGACGAGGTTTCGAAAAAAATACCCTATCCGATGGGATAA
- a CDS encoding ATP-binding protein: protein MPLWTWALPLPIFHLATRLSLTFTVGTGVSICYLPIPVGIVLCFWWGPARVLPAMYANALIYASRWGLHDVDNYPVYALWEVLAVGISWFVFTKWKKGKPWLPDLRETSRFVFLVAAPASVCNGLLVSLGLLVTADISWNDFPISVMQGTVATLFDTLGIAAPILLWFTPWMEEKGWSRTNGSVSDKERAWDRIRFLNLKTKHYVEIVGGFLISAVLGWYMPSLEYWFAFGLFVLWAALRYGVILALAANIWVQIFTLILPAILGGAQFLRWSKDGQTLVFFLNLALLCFIALMTGRATSDTGTELRKRRRVEARLIFDREQYRKFFEENLSANFIADAEGNLLAVNASFLRMFGFDTQSEAIEKNLADLFPSYDDYSLLLKKIDTASRLESHEEFFLNKNGSPLHTTGNYFVSRDREGKIGSIRGYILDDTLRRKLESQLIESKKLETIGTLAGGIAHDFNNILQIISGYATRMELESRKSDSLLDASRSINAAAGRGATIVRRLLSLARKGGGGFKSISIDRLVEDTLSLLVPTFPKEISFQKEISLGLPEIVGDYSQLEQVLINLCINSRDALPNGGRILLRAFLVEGKSIKSSYPLSEPAEYICLEISDNGEGMNEETKKRVFEPFFTTKSRSQGSGLGMSMVYGIIQSHEGIIQIGSEIGRGTNVRLFFPTASRKIFSFEKEETGKMSGSNVETVLLVLEEEPYLSDLVRDQVEDSGIRAIAVNEFEKVSELLQKFRSSIGLFVLDLDFPNPSLFSFLERIKLENPELKTVVSGTEIGQEEKDRLLALGIKDTIEKPYKIRDLIGLLYTKKV from the coding sequence TTGCCTCTATGGACCTGGGCCCTTCCTTTACCTATTTTCCATTTGGCGACTCGACTTTCCCTGACCTTTACGGTTGGAACGGGAGTCTCCATCTGTTATCTTCCCATTCCGGTCGGTATCGTTCTTTGTTTTTGGTGGGGACCCGCTAGGGTATTGCCGGCAATGTACGCCAACGCTCTTATTTATGCGAGTCGTTGGGGCCTGCATGACGTGGATAATTATCCGGTATATGCGCTCTGGGAAGTCCTGGCGGTCGGGATATCTTGGTTCGTCTTCACGAAATGGAAAAAGGGAAAGCCTTGGTTACCCGATTTGAGGGAAACGTCTCGCTTCGTTTTCTTAGTCGCCGCTCCTGCCTCCGTTTGTAACGGACTCTTGGTCTCTTTGGGGCTTCTCGTAACCGCAGACATATCTTGGAACGATTTTCCGATCTCTGTGATGCAGGGAACCGTGGCGACCCTATTCGATACTTTGGGAATCGCGGCGCCCATTCTACTCTGGTTCACTCCTTGGATGGAGGAAAAAGGTTGGTCTAGGACGAACGGATCCGTTTCGGATAAGGAAAGGGCTTGGGATAGGATTCGTTTTCTGAATCTTAAGACCAAACATTATGTGGAGATAGTCGGGGGCTTTCTGATAAGCGCCGTCCTGGGATGGTATATGCCGTCTTTGGAATATTGGTTCGCTTTCGGACTATTCGTATTATGGGCGGCTTTGAGATATGGCGTGATTTTGGCTCTTGCGGCGAATATCTGGGTCCAGATATTCACTTTGATACTGCCCGCGATCTTAGGAGGCGCACAATTCTTAAGATGGTCCAAAGACGGACAGACTCTCGTTTTCTTTCTGAATCTAGCGTTACTCTGCTTTATTGCGCTTATGACCGGAAGAGCCACATCGGATACGGGGACGGAGCTTAGAAAAAGAAGAAGAGTCGAGGCAAGACTTATTTTCGATCGGGAGCAATACAGGAAATTCTTCGAGGAAAATCTATCCGCGAATTTCATAGCGGACGCCGAGGGAAATCTGCTCGCAGTAAACGCTTCCTTCCTGAGAATGTTCGGTTTCGATACCCAATCCGAAGCGATCGAAAAGAATCTTGCGGATTTATTTCCTTCTTACGACGATTACTCTCTTCTTCTTAAAAAGATAGATACCGCTTCTCGTTTGGAGTCTCATGAGGAATTTTTCTTAAACAAGAACGGTTCTCCCCTTCATACTACCGGAAATTATTTTGTGAGCAGGGATCGCGAAGGTAAGATCGGGTCGATTCGGGGTTACATCTTGGACGACACTCTCCGAAGAAAATTGGAAAGCCAATTGATCGAATCCAAAAAGTTGGAAACGATAGGAACTCTTGCAGGAGGAATCGCTCACGACTTTAATAATATTCTGCAAATCATATCGGGTTACGCGACTCGCATGGAGCTGGAAAGTCGCAAATCGGATTCTCTTCTGGATGCCTCCCGGTCCATTAACGCTGCGGCCGGAAGAGGGGCTACGATAGTGAGAAGACTTCTTTCCTTGGCTAGAAAAGGAGGAGGAGGTTTCAAATCCATTTCCATCGATCGCTTAGTGGAGGACACTCTTTCCTTACTCGTACCTACTTTTCCCAAGGAGATTTCCTTCCAAAAGGAGATATCACTCGGGCTCCCTGAAATAGTGGGGGACTATTCACAATTGGAGCAGGTACTCATCAATCTGTGCATTAACTCAAGGGACGCACTTCCCAACGGAGGAAGAATTTTACTCCGCGCATTTTTGGTGGAGGGAAAATCCATCAAGAGCTCGTATCCTTTGTCCGAACCGGCGGAGTATATCTGTCTGGAGATTTCGGATAATGGAGAAGGGATGAATGAGGAGACGAAAAAAAGAGTCTTCGAGCCTTTCTTTACCACGAAGTCCAGATCCCAAGGAAGCGGATTGGGAATGTCTATGGTATACGGAATCATCCAAAGTCACGAGGGAATCATTCAAATCGGATCCGAAATAGGAAGGGGAACTAACGTTCGACTCTTCTTTCCCACGGCGTCCCGTAAGATCTTCTCCTTCGAAAAAGAGGAAACAGGAAAGATGTCCGGATCGAATGTGGAAACGGTTTTACTCGTCCTGGAGGAAGAGCCGTATCTATCCGATTTGGTCCGCGACCAAGTGGAGGATTCCGGAATTAGGGCGATCGCTGTGAACGAATTCGAGAAGGTCTCGGAATTATTGCAAAAATTCCGGTCATCCATAGGGCTTTTCGTATTGGATCTGGATTTTCCGAATCCTTCCCTTTTTTCGTTTTTGGAAAGAATCAAACTGGAAAATCCGGAATTGAAGACGGTGGTTTCCGGAACGGAAATCGGTCAGGAAGAAAAAGACAGACTTCTCGCTTTAGGAATCAAGGACACGATCGAAAAACCTTATAAAATCCGGGACCTGATCGGCCTGCTTTATACCAAGAAGGTCTGA
- a CDS encoding RNA pyrophosphohydrolase, which produces MDKPYRKNVGMVVFNSKGEVLVGERHNFKGSWQFPQGGIDEGEEPLPAAKRELYEEVGISDSKLVSEYPEWIHYDFPESLHLTSNLKKYKGQTQKWFLLYWNGKAEDCDLEIHEREFDSVRFIPFQDCLSTVVSFKRDVYEKLVSEFAPKIKEYILQIKP; this is translated from the coding sequence ATGGATAAACCTTATAGAAAAAACGTGGGGATGGTGGTCTTTAACTCCAAAGGCGAAGTATTGGTAGGAGAAAGGCATAATTTCAAGGGCTCCTGGCAGTTTCCCCAAGGTGGAATCGACGAGGGAGAAGAACCCCTTCCGGCGGCTAAAAGAGAACTCTACGAAGAAGTGGGGATCTCCGATTCCAAGCTCGTTTCCGAATATCCGGAATGGATCCATTATGATTTTCCCGAGAGCTTGCATCTTACATCGAATCTAAAGAAGTATAAAGGCCAAACCCAGAAATGGTTCCTACTCTATTGGAACGGGAAGGCGGAAGATTGCGACTTAGAGATACACGAAAGAGAATTCGATTCCGTGCGCTTCATTCCTTTTCAAGACTGTCTTTCGACCGTGGTCTCCTTTAAAAGGGACGTGTATGAAAAATTAGTCTCCGAATTCGCACCCAAGATCAAAGAATATATTCTGCAAATAAAACCATGA
- a CDS encoding MFS transporter, whose translation MFRRFPFHYAWIVLIVTFFTLIVAAGVRSMPGILILPLEKEFGWDRSGISFAVSVNLLLYGLVGPFAAGLMNRFGLKRIMLLALILLITGILLTTIMRTNWQLVLLWGVMVGFGSGMAALVLGATVVNRWFVSHRGLLMGILTASTATGQIVFLPFLASLTEKEGWRNAVFTVAAVLGVLIPTVVFLMKDSPKKSGLLPYGAKEGEEILSAPSGNPFIEALQALKTGLRSRNFWLLAGSFFVCGASTNGLVGTHLVPACSDHGIQEVQAAGLLAMMGIFDLIGTVGSGWLSDRVNNKILLFAYYGLRGLSLIFLPSAFDPDSNKLSLFAVFYGLDWIATVPPTVSLTAKVFGREKVGLMFGWVVAFHQIGAAAAAFGAGYLRSLQGHYDSAFLLAGGLCVATAFSIFAISTAGKEEKFSSDAELAT comes from the coding sequence TTGTTCCGACGTTTTCCCTTCCATTATGCTTGGATCGTATTGATCGTCACATTCTTCACTTTAATCGTAGCCGCGGGAGTGCGCTCCATGCCGGGGATTCTCATTCTACCTTTGGAAAAGGAGTTCGGTTGGGACCGTTCGGGCATCTCCTTCGCAGTATCCGTGAATCTTTTATTATACGGACTAGTCGGGCCGTTTGCGGCGGGACTCATGAATCGCTTCGGCCTGAAACGTATCATGCTTTTAGCGCTTATTCTTCTCATTACGGGAATCCTATTAACTACGATTATGCGAACGAATTGGCAGCTTGTTCTCCTCTGGGGCGTGATGGTGGGCTTCGGTTCTGGAATGGCGGCTTTGGTCTTGGGTGCAACCGTAGTCAATCGTTGGTTCGTTTCTCACAGAGGATTACTCATGGGAATTTTGACCGCGAGTACGGCGACCGGACAAATCGTATTTTTACCTTTTTTAGCTTCTCTTACGGAAAAGGAGGGATGGAGAAACGCGGTGTTTACTGTGGCCGCGGTTTTAGGCGTACTCATACCGACAGTCGTTTTTCTCATGAAGGATTCTCCCAAGAAAAGCGGATTACTTCCGTACGGAGCGAAAGAAGGAGAAGAAATCCTTTCGGCGCCGTCCGGCAATCCGTTTATAGAAGCCTTGCAAGCACTAAAGACCGGACTACGATCCCGTAATTTCTGGCTACTCGCCGGAAGTTTCTTCGTTTGCGGAGCGAGTACCAACGGACTTGTGGGAACACATCTGGTTCCGGCTTGCTCGGATCACGGAATCCAGGAAGTGCAAGCCGCGGGATTATTGGCTATGATGGGAATTTTCGATCTTATCGGGACGGTAGGGTCCGGTTGGCTATCGGATAGAGTAAATAATAAAATTTTGTTATTCGCATATTATGGATTACGAGGTTTGTCCCTTATATTCTTACCGTCTGCTTTCGATCCGGATTCCAATAAATTGTCCTTATTCGCGGTATTTTACGGATTGGACTGGATCGCCACGGTTCCTCCCACTGTCTCCTTAACCGCCAAGGTATTCGGAAGAGAAAAAGTAGGACTGATGTTCGGATGGGTGGTCGCATTTCATCAGATTGGAGCGGCGGCTGCGGCATTCGGAGCCGGTTATCTCAGATCTTTGCAGGGTCATTACGATTCCGCGTTTTTACTCGCTGGAGGTTTATGTGTGGCCACTGCATTTTCGATCTTCGCGATTTCGACGGCGGGGAAGGAAGAGAAGTTTTCTAGTGACGCGGAACTTGCGACTTGA
- a CDS encoding globin: MNDPGIYTPPGGPPPADPKLHSLFSSLGEDKIRNLVSLFYARIPTSPIAWMFPENLEESVVKSADFLVQVLGGPPYYVQKYGPPRMRARHFPFPIDEKARRAWLACYKDALKEWDTDPETKEVLWKFLVDFSGWMVNKASSASEDGIS; this comes from the coding sequence ATGAACGACCCCGGTATCTATACTCCTCCCGGCGGCCCTCCTCCGGCCGACCCGAAATTACACTCTCTCTTTTCGAGTTTAGGAGAAGATAAGATCCGAAACTTGGTTTCACTTTTCTATGCACGCATTCCTACGAGCCCCATCGCTTGGATGTTCCCCGAAAATTTGGAGGAAAGCGTGGTGAAATCAGCGGATTTTCTGGTACAAGTATTGGGAGGACCTCCCTATTACGTACAAAAATACGGTCCTCCTAGAATGAGGGCCAGGCATTTCCCCTTTCCCATAGACGAAAAGGCGAGAAGGGCCTGGTTAGCCTGCTATAAGGACGCTTTGAAAGAATGGGATACGGATCCGGAAACAAAAGAGGTCCTATGGAAGTTTTTGGTGGATTTCTCAGGATGGATGGTAAATAAAGCTTCTTCCGCCTCCGAAGACGGTATATCTTAA
- a CDS encoding tyrosine-type recombinase/integrase, producing the protein MKYKTIGVQEGSLKSEKVFTKEEVGVLLNAARTNENHYLWLRLIYSFGLQISELVELRVADLDWESNRIRIHSSHKLSSRNPEIPISLRRDLWFAAQGKTAEEFLCAGRKGRIHPRTVQKMFSKLGELTGIEVSVVGLRRTLAAHLFEAGWDPESIRERLGLSSKKSLRELVGVLDRESKAKIFPLEEIQGSAA; encoded by the coding sequence ATGAAGTATAAAACGATCGGTGTCCAAGAGGGCTCCCTGAAATCGGAGAAAGTATTCACTAAAGAGGAGGTCGGTGTCCTACTGAACGCCGCCAGAACCAACGAAAATCATTATTTATGGCTCCGGCTTATCTATTCTTTCGGATTGCAGATCTCCGAATTGGTGGAGTTGAGGGTCGCGGATTTGGATTGGGAATCCAACCGGATTCGAATCCATAGTTCCCACAAATTAAGTTCCAGGAACCCGGAGATTCCGATCAGCCTAAGAAGGGACCTCTGGTTTGCCGCCCAGGGAAAGACGGCTGAGGAATTCCTCTGTGCCGGTAGGAAAGGTAGAATCCATCCTCGGACGGTCCAAAAGATGTTTTCTAAGTTAGGAGAATTGACCGGCATAGAAGTAAGCGTGGTCGGTCTTAGGAGGACCTTAGCAGCCCACTTATTCGAGGCGGGTTGGGATCCGGAAAGTATCCGGGAAAGGTTGGGTTTGTCCTCGAAGAAATCCCTGAGAGAATTAGTGGGGGTTTTGGATCGGGAATCCAAGGCTAAGATTTTTCCTTTGGAAGAAATCCAAGGATCGGCGGCTTAA
- a CDS encoding STAS domain-containing protein, which produces MEIKTKKVGKHTLVQLDGRLDITHSDEVEAKLLDDVQAGQGDIVINLQNISYISSSGIRIFVGMVRELEKQNRKLKLCSITPNVKKVFDVVELLDLFEVYETEQEALATLK; this is translated from the coding sequence TTGGAAATAAAGACTAAAAAAGTAGGGAAACATACCCTCGTACAATTAGACGGCAGGCTGGATATCACTCACTCCGACGAGGTAGAAGCAAAGCTTCTGGACGACGTCCAAGCCGGTCAGGGTGATATCGTTATCAATCTGCAAAACATCTCTTATATATCTTCTTCCGGGATTCGTATCTTCGTAGGTATGGTCCGCGAATTGGAAAAACAAAACCGTAAGTTGAAACTTTGCAGCATTACTCCTAACGTGAAAAAAGTTTTCGACGTCGTAGAGTTATTGGACTTGTTCGAAGTTTACGAGACGGAACAAGAAGCCCTCGCTACTTTAAAATAA
- a CDS encoding acylphosphatase, producing MAAKNESRAKIRIRGTVQGVGFRYYVLQRAQECRLKGYTMNLPTGEVEVVVEGDKVFIEDLYKAVQRGPSKAKVSEATIQWEDPKGNFRTFEIKR from the coding sequence ATGGCTGCAAAGAACGAATCCAGGGCTAAAATAAGAATAAGGGGAACCGTGCAAGGAGTGGGATTCCGCTATTACGTCCTGCAAAGAGCCCAGGAATGCCGTTTGAAAGGTTATACCATGAATCTGCCGACCGGTGAGGTCGAAGTCGTTGTAGAAGGCGACAAGGTATTTATCGAAGACCTATACAAGGCAGTCCAAAGAGGTCCCTCTAAAGCGAAAGTATCCGAAGCGACGATCCAATGGGAAGATCCGAAAGGAAACTTTCGGACTTTCGAGATCAAACGTTAA
- a CDS encoding gamma-glutamyltransferase family protein yields the protein MKRIRRIINYVLLGIFAIGVVLFLLYQAFSRPGEILPFNDPYHQSRTSASGSSVMVASGHPSATQVALEILENGGNAADAGIAALLVLNVVQGEEASFPGVAPLLYYNQTDKKVSSYIGVGTAPAKATIEYFKSRGYDSIPTLKYSSQLVPASPDVIVSLLKKYGTKSFEELSAPAARIAEEGFPVHRILMRNLNMGVLKRLGFSILMPYNAKVYLGDKWWKPLYPGEKMRRPELAATFKELAEAETKAKLSGKNREAALDAVRDYFYKGPIADKIAKAHTENDGTISKSDLERYSGDWEEPLKGNFGPYTIFSNRTWNQGVVVPLALQILEGIDLKSMGHNSPEYVHTVVQAIELAMADRDKYFGDPAFVTVPEKGLLNKDYASSRRKLMQYRAFGKTPPPGDAFLFESPASSKRIAYKEPTSSENLALASSSGAFQPSFWEKTGGGKVGRDTTYLSIIDRNGNALSLTPSDFPQSPMIPGDITLGIRMTQFRLDPDHPSGLVPGKRPTMTPNASMVFKDGKFWMSYGTPGGDMQTQALVQVFLNLTVFKMDPQEAVEAPRFRSLNWSDSFSPHKYYPGRIELEKDIYGKTSKALKEKGYEVVERDKWEYDFGAPCISLKDPVTGKLMGGADPRKESWAEGR from the coding sequence ATGAAGAGAATCAGACGAATCATCAATTACGTACTTTTGGGAATTTTTGCGATCGGGGTCGTGCTCTTCCTACTCTACCAAGCTTTTTCCCGTCCCGGAGAGATCCTTCCCTTTAACGATCCTTACCATCAGTCTAGAACCTCCGCCTCGGGATCGAGTGTGATGGTAGCAAGCGGTCATCCCTCGGCGACTCAGGTCGCATTGGAAATCTTGGAGAACGGCGGAAATGCTGCCGATGCGGGAATCGCAGCGTTACTCGTGTTGAACGTGGTCCAGGGAGAGGAAGCTTCCTTTCCGGGAGTCGCTCCCCTTCTTTATTATAATCAAACGGACAAAAAGGTTTCAAGTTATATCGGAGTGGGAACCGCCCCCGCAAAGGCTACGATAGAATATTTCAAATCCAGAGGATACGATTCCATTCCCACTCTGAAATACTCCTCTCAATTGGTTCCCGCTTCTCCGGACGTAATCGTATCCTTACTCAAAAAATACGGCACGAAATCCTTCGAAGAACTCAGCGCCCCCGCCGCCAGAATCGCGGAAGAGGGTTTTCCTGTGCACAGAATTCTAATGAGAAACCTAAACATGGGCGTCTTAAAAAGATTAGGATTCAGTATATTAATGCCTTATAATGCGAAAGTCTATTTGGGAGATAAATGGTGGAAACCCCTTTATCCAGGAGAAAAAATGCGGAGACCCGAATTGGCCGCCACATTCAAAGAGTTGGCCGAAGCGGAAACCAAAGCCAAACTCTCCGGCAAAAATCGGGAAGCCGCCTTGGACGCGGTTCGAGATTATTTTTACAAGGGACCTATAGCCGATAAGATCGCGAAGGCTCACACAGAAAACGACGGTACCATATCCAAGTCGGATCTAGAACGCTACTCTGGAGATTGGGAAGAGCCATTGAAAGGAAACTTCGGACCTTATACCATATTCTCCAACAGAACCTGGAACCAGGGAGTAGTGGTGCCTCTGGCTCTGCAAATCTTAGAAGGAATCGATCTAAAGTCCATGGGCCATAATTCTCCCGAATACGTTCATACGGTCGTCCAGGCCATAGAACTCGCGATGGCGGATAGGGATAAGTATTTCGGAGATCCGGCGTTCGTCACGGTTCCCGAAAAAGGTCTATTAAATAAAGATTATGCTTCTTCCAGGAGAAAGCTGATGCAATATCGTGCCTTCGGAAAGACTCCTCCTCCCGGCGATGCGTTTCTCTTCGAATCCCCCGCTTCGTCCAAAAGGATCGCTTATAAAGAACCGACCTCCTCCGAAAATCTCGCGCTTGCTTCGTCTTCGGGAGCGTTCCAACCTTCTTTTTGGGAAAAAACGGGAGGAGGTAAAGTGGGAAGAGATACGACCTATTTAAGTATCATAGACCGGAACGGAAACGCGCTTTCCCTAACTCCTAGCGATTTTCCGCAATCGCCTATGATTCCGGGGGACATCACTTTAGGAATCAGAATGACACAATTCCGATTGGATCCGGATCATCCGTCCGGACTCGTGCCCGGAAAAAGACCGACTATGACACCTAACGCTTCTATGGTTTTCAAAGACGGAAAATTCTGGATGAGCTATGGGACTCCGGGAGGAGACATGCAGACCCAGGCATTGGTTCAGGTTTTTCTAAATCTTACCGTATTCAAAATGGATCCCCAAGAAGCAGTGGAGGCTCCTCGCTTCCGATCCTTAAACTGGTCGGATTCTTTTTCTCCCCATAAATATTATCCGGGAAGAATCGAGCTGGAAAAAGACATCTACGGTAAGACGAGCAAAGCTCTCAAAGAAAAAGGATACGAAGTCGTGGAAAGAGATAAATGGGAATACGATTTTGGAGCTCCTTGTATTTCCTTAAAGGACCCGGTTACTGGAAAACTTATGGGGGGAGCAGATCCTAGAAAAGAATCCTGGGCCGAAGGAAGATAG
- a CDS encoding SET domain-containing protein, with protein sequence MQVRSRVRSPKVFAEKDFEIKESKIPGIGMGLFPKQDLIKGDTVGYYTGRVLNDKSANSPKYCESKYLLWICKDHWIYGEGKESNYTRYINHSTKPNVKLVTSTRWKTARFEVLRKIKAGEELFFDYGDEYWIHVDISPLERN encoded by the coding sequence ATGCAGGTCAGATCTAGAGTTCGAAGCCCCAAAGTTTTTGCCGAAAAGGATTTTGAAATCAAAGAATCTAAAATTCCCGGAATCGGAATGGGACTCTTTCCCAAGCAGGATCTCATCAAAGGGGATACAGTAGGCTATTATACCGGACGTGTCTTGAACGACAAGTCGGCTAATTCTCCTAAATACTGCGAGTCCAAGTATCTACTCTGGATCTGCAAGGACCATTGGATCTACGGAGAAGGTAAGGAATCCAATTATACCCGCTATATTAATCATAGTACCAAGCCGAACGTTAAGCTTGTGACTTCCACCCGCTGGAAGACCGCTAGATTCGAAGTACTTCGTAAAATCAAGGCCGGAGAGGAGCTATTCTTCGATTACGGCGACGAATACTGGATCCATGTGGATATTTCCCCCTTGGAAAGGAACTAA